From a region of the Bradyrhizobium sp. KBS0727 genome:
- a CDS encoding GMC family oxidoreductase, whose protein sequence is MPKRLEGDFDYIVVGAGTAGCIMANRLSADPKNRVLILEAGGNDNWIWFHIPVGYLFAIGNPRSDWMFKTEPEPGLNGRALAYPRGKVIGGSSAINAMISMRGQAADYDHWRQLGLTGWGYDDVLPLFRRLEDHFLGASEHHGAGGGWRIEAPRLSWDILDAVGDAAEQMGIRRIPDFNTGDNEGVSYFHVNQKRGRRWSSARGFLKPVLNRHNLRLQKNVLVDRLIVENGRAVGVRFMQGDEVVEASAKGEVVLCAGSIGSTQVLHRSGIGPADWLSPLGIDVVLDRQGVGRNLQDHLQQRAIYKVEGVRTLNETYYSLVRRGLMGLDYAFRRRGPLTMAPSQLGIFTRSDPHRERANIQFHVQPLSLDKFGDPLHRFPAITVSACNLQPTSRGTVRIRSTVADQAPMIAPNYLSTDDDRQVAADAIRTTRRLMKQQRLAQYHPQEYLPGPSVGDDDASLAKAAGDIGTTIFHPVGTAKMGTATDPAAVVDERLRFYGIAGLRVADASVMPTITSGNTNTPTAMIAEKAATMILGDAR, encoded by the coding sequence ATGCCGAAAAGGCTTGAAGGTGATTTCGACTATATCGTCGTCGGCGCGGGAACGGCCGGCTGCATCATGGCCAACCGGCTATCAGCCGACCCCAAAAACCGCGTCCTGATCCTGGAGGCCGGCGGCAACGACAACTGGATCTGGTTTCACATCCCGGTCGGCTATCTCTTTGCGATCGGCAATCCCCGTTCCGACTGGATGTTCAAGACCGAGCCGGAACCGGGCCTCAACGGCCGGGCACTGGCCTACCCCCGTGGCAAGGTGATCGGCGGCTCGTCCGCCATCAACGCCATGATTTCGATGCGGGGACAGGCCGCCGATTACGATCACTGGCGCCAGCTCGGCCTGACCGGCTGGGGCTATGACGACGTCCTGCCGTTGTTCCGCCGGCTCGAGGATCATTTTCTCGGCGCCAGCGAACATCACGGCGCCGGCGGCGGCTGGCGGATCGAGGCGCCGCGGTTGTCCTGGGACATTCTCGATGCAGTCGGCGACGCCGCCGAGCAGATGGGCATCCGGCGCATTCCGGATTTCAACACCGGCGACAATGAGGGCGTCAGCTATTTCCACGTCAACCAGAAGCGCGGCCGCCGCTGGTCGTCGGCGCGGGGCTTCCTCAAGCCGGTGCTGAACCGCCATAACCTGCGGCTGCAAAAGAACGTGCTGGTCGACCGCCTCATCGTCGAGAATGGCCGCGCCGTCGGCGTGCGCTTCATGCAGGGCGATGAGGTGGTCGAGGCCAGCGCCAAAGGCGAAGTCGTGTTGTGCGCGGGATCGATCGGCTCGACGCAGGTGCTGCACCGCTCCGGCATCGGCCCGGCCGACTGGCTCTCGCCGCTCGGCATCGATGTCGTGCTCGACCGCCAGGGCGTGGGACGCAATTTGCAGGACCATCTCCAGCAGCGCGCGATCTACAAGGTCGAGGGCGTCCGTACGCTCAACGAGACCTACTATTCGCTGGTCCGCCGCGGCCTGATGGGGCTCGACTACGCCTTCCGCCGCCGAGGCCCCCTGACCATGGCGCCGTCACAGCTCGGCATCTTCACCCGCTCCGATCCGCATCGCGAGCGGGCCAATATCCAGTTCCATGTGCAGCCGCTGTCGCTCGACAAGTTCGGCGATCCCCTGCATCGCTTCCCCGCCATCACCGTCAGTGCCTGCAACCTGCAGCCGACCTCGCGCGGCACAGTGCGCATCCGATCCACGGTGGCCGACCAGGCGCCGATGATTGCGCCGAATTACCTTTCGACCGATGACGACCGCCAGGTCGCCGCCGACGCCATCCGCACCACGCGGCGGTTGATGAAACAGCAACGGCTGGCCCAGTATCACCCGCAGGAATACCTGCCCGGCCCCTCCGTCGGCGACGACGACGCCTCGCTCGCGAAAGCCGCCGGCGATATCGGCACCACGATCTTCCATCCCGTGGGCACCGCGAAGATGGGCACGGCCACCGATCCCGCAGCCGTCGTCGACGAGCGGCTGCGCTTCTATGGCATTGCGGGGCTGCGCGTAGCCGATGCGTCGGTGATGCCGACCATCACGTCGGGCAACACCAACACGCCGACGGCAATGATCGCGGAAAAAGCCGCCACCATGATCCTGGGGGATGCGCGGTAA
- a CDS encoding ImuA family protein: MSTARINTLARLRGSIERIETSGDAYAHPKAALGHADADATLRGGLVLAAVHEVFSEGHQSAAATGFIAGLAGRLTPRRPLVWVRQDFSELESGALSMSGLCELGLDPRRLVTVRAADADAALRTAADALACDALGAVVLEVWGEARQLDLVASRKLTLAAQASGVTALLLRVAATPQPSTAETRWIVRAAHSPPASPWIGWGAPVFDAQLVRNRHGPVGRWIMEWKCDECLFSEPAAYPQPVAATPAHRPHQAQVYAHGFKQTA; this comes from the coding sequence ATGAGCACCGCACGCATCAACACGCTTGCGCGTTTGCGCGGCAGCATCGAGCGCATCGAAACGTCAGGTGATGCCTATGCGCATCCCAAGGCAGCGCTTGGCCACGCCGACGCCGACGCAACGTTGCGAGGCGGCCTCGTTTTGGCCGCGGTGCATGAGGTGTTTTCGGAAGGGCATCAAAGTGCGGCGGCCACCGGCTTCATCGCCGGCCTTGCCGGACGGCTGACGCCGCGCCGGCCGCTGGTCTGGGTGCGGCAGGATTTTTCCGAACTGGAATCCGGCGCGCTGTCGATGAGCGGGCTTTGCGAACTCGGCCTCGATCCGCGCCGGCTGGTGACCGTGCGTGCCGCGGACGCCGATGCCGCGCTGCGCACCGCCGCCGACGCGCTGGCCTGCGACGCGCTCGGCGCTGTCGTGCTGGAAGTCTGGGGCGAAGCGCGGCAGCTCGATCTCGTCGCCAGCCGCAAGCTTACATTGGCCGCGCAAGCCTCCGGCGTCACCGCCTTGCTGCTGCGGGTGGCGGCCACGCCGCAACCTTCGACCGCGGAAACAAGATGGATCGTGCGCGCGGCGCATTCGCCGCCGGCCTCGCCGTGGATCGGATGGGGCGCGCCGGTGTTCGATGCGCAACTCGTTCGTAACCGTCATGGCCCGGTCGGGCGGTGGATCATGGAATGGAAATGTGATGAGTGCCTTTTCAGCGAACCGGCGGCGTATCCTCAGCCTGTGGCTGCCACGCCTGCCCATCGACCGCATCAAGCGCAAGTTTACGCTCACGGTTTCAAGCAAACAGCGTGA
- a CDS encoding M20 aminoacylase family protein: MPIVNRVADLQPDIQAWRRDIHENPELLYEVHRTAAFVADRLREFGCDEVATGLGKTGVVGVIKGKRPAGKGEIKVIGLRADMDALPIEEATSLPYASKTPGLMHACGHDGHTAMLLGAARYLAETRNFAGDAVVIFQPAEEGGAGAAAMIKDGLMDRFGIEQVYGMHNGPGLPVGSFAIRPGPIMAATASIDIKIEGLGGHAARPHKCIDSVLVGSQLITALQSIVSRSVDPLESAVISICEFHAGNARNVIPQTAELRGTVRTLTPETRDLIEKRVHEVIAGVAQITGAKIDLVYEHGYPVTHNHPSQTEFATRVAKEIAGEANVHESPPMMGAEDFSYMLEARPGAFIFCGNGDSAGLHHPAYNFNDEAIVYGTSYWIKLVENTLAA, encoded by the coding sequence ATGCCAATTGTCAACCGCGTCGCCGATCTGCAACCCGATATCCAGGCCTGGCGCCGCGATATCCATGAAAATCCCGAACTGCTGTACGAAGTACACCGCACCGCAGCATTCGTGGCGGACCGCTTGCGCGAATTCGGCTGCGACGAGGTCGCTACCGGCCTTGGCAAGACCGGCGTCGTCGGCGTCATCAAGGGCAAAAGGCCGGCCGGCAAGGGCGAAATCAAGGTGATCGGGCTGCGGGCCGACATGGACGCGCTGCCGATCGAGGAGGCGACCAGCCTTCCTTACGCCTCCAAGACGCCGGGCCTGATGCATGCCTGCGGCCATGACGGCCACACCGCGATGCTGCTGGGCGCGGCCCGCTATCTCGCCGAGACCCGGAATTTCGCCGGCGACGCGGTCGTGATTTTCCAGCCGGCCGAAGAGGGCGGTGCCGGCGCGGCGGCAATGATCAAGGACGGGCTGATGGACCGGTTCGGCATCGAGCAGGTCTACGGCATGCATAATGGCCCGGGACTCCCGGTAGGTTCCTTCGCTATCCGTCCCGGTCCGATCATGGCCGCGACCGCCTCGATCGACATCAAGATCGAAGGCCTCGGCGGTCATGCCGCGCGTCCGCATAAATGCATCGATTCCGTGCTGGTCGGCTCGCAGTTGATCACGGCGCTGCAATCGATCGTTTCGCGCTCCGTCGATCCGCTGGAGTCGGCGGTGATCTCGATCTGCGAATTCCACGCCGGCAACGCCCGCAACGTGATCCCGCAGACCGCCGAACTGCGCGGCACCGTCCGCACGCTGACCCCGGAAACCCGCGATCTGATCGAGAAGCGCGTGCACGAGGTGATCGCGGGCGTGGCGCAGATCACCGGCGCCAAGATCGATCTGGTGTATGAACACGGCTATCCCGTCACCCATAATCATCCGTCGCAAACCGAGTTCGCGACCCGGGTGGCGAAGGAAATCGCCGGCGAGGCCAACGTTCATGAATCGCCGCCGATGATGGGCGCGGAAGATTTCTCCTACATGCTGGAGGCGCGCCCGGGGGCGTTCATCTTCTGCGGCAACGGCGACAGCGCCGGCCTGCATCACCCCGCCTATAATTTCAACGACGAGGCGATCGTGTACGGCACCTCGTACTGGATCAAGCTGGTCGAGAATACGCTGGCGGCGTAA
- a CDS encoding inorganic phosphate transporter, whose protein sequence is MTDIAINSSMGEPAPIQPASRPNLDKGFNPLTMIIFFGILAAGLLFVSYSIYADVDATGTRVTSYLPYILLFVALLIALGFEFVNGFHDTANAVATVIYTHSLPAEVAVMWSGFFNFLGVLLSSGAVAFGIVSLLPVELILQVGSSAGFAMVFALLIAAILWNLGTWYFGLPASSSHTLIGSIIGVGVANALMRGRDGTSGVDWGKATEIGYALLLSPLVGFVCAAILLLLLKTIVRNPALYAAPEGNKAPPLWIRGLLIATCTGVSFAHGSNDGQKGMGLIMLILIGTVPTAYALNRALPESQVAQFQKTSEAASRVVAAKGAGHSIIGNPRPAVTLYVAEHKISEGTYPSLAVLVKDVGDQVAKYGSLNKVPAEVVGNTRNDMYLTSEAVRFLMKDKENDLNKEEVATLNAYKGSLDQATKFIPTWVKVAVAIALGLGTMIGWKRIVITVGEKIGKTHLTYAQGASAELVAAATIGAADMFGLPVSTTHVLSSGVAGAMAANGSGLQIATIRNMVMAWVLTLPAAILLSGTLYLIFSRVF, encoded by the coding sequence ATGACCGATATTGCAATTAATTCTTCCATGGGCGAGCCAGCGCCCATCCAGCCGGCCTCCAGGCCCAATCTCGACAAGGGTTTTAATCCGCTGACGATGATCATCTTCTTCGGCATTCTGGCCGCCGGATTGTTGTTCGTCTCCTACAGCATCTATGCCGACGTCGACGCGACCGGCACCAGGGTCACGTCCTATTTGCCCTATATCCTGCTGTTCGTGGCGCTGCTGATCGCGCTCGGCTTCGAGTTCGTCAACGGCTTCCACGACACCGCCAACGCGGTGGCTACCGTGATCTATACCCACTCGCTGCCGGCCGAAGTCGCCGTGATGTGGTCGGGCTTCTTCAACTTCCTCGGTGTGCTGCTGTCCTCGGGCGCGGTCGCCTTCGGCATCGTCTCGCTGCTGCCGGTCGAACTGATCCTACAAGTCGGAAGCAGCGCCGGCTTTGCGATGGTGTTCGCGCTGCTGATCGCCGCGATCCTGTGGAACCTCGGCACCTGGTATTTCGGCCTGCCGGCTTCCTCGTCGCACACCCTGATCGGCTCGATCATTGGCGTCGGTGTCGCCAATGCGCTGATGCGCGGCCGTGACGGCACCTCTGGCGTCGACTGGGGCAAGGCCACCGAGATCGGCTACGCGCTGTTGCTGTCACCGCTGGTCGGCTTCGTCTGCGCCGCCATCCTGCTGCTGCTCCTGAAGACGATCGTCCGCAACCCGGCGCTGTACGCAGCGCCCGAAGGCAACAAGGCGCCGCCGCTCTGGATCCGCGGTCTGTTGATCGCCACCTGCACCGGCGTCAGCTTCGCGCATGGTTCGAACGACGGCCAGAAGGGCATGGGCCTGATCATGCTGATCCTGATCGGCACCGTGCCGACCGCCTACGCGCTGAACCGCGCGCTGCCGGAATCCCAGGTGGCGCAGTTCCAGAAGACCTCGGAAGCCGCCTCCAGGGTGGTCGCCGCCAAGGGCGCCGGCCACAGCATCATCGGCAATCCGCGCCCGGCGGTGACGCTGTATGTCGCCGAACACAAGATCAGCGAAGGCACCTACCCCTCGCTGGCCGTGCTGGTGAAAGACGTCGGCGACCAGGTCGCGAAATACGGCTCGCTCAACAAGGTGCCGGCCGAAGTCGTCGGCAACACCCGTAACGACATGTACCTGACTTCGGAAGCCGTCCGCTTCCTCATGAAGGACAAGGAAAACGACCTCAACAAGGAAGAGGTCGCGACCCTGAACGCCTATAAAGGCTCGCTCGACCAGGCCACCAAGTTCATTCCAACTTGGGTCAAGGTCGCGGTGGCGATCGCGCTTGGGCTCGGCACCATGATCGGCTGGAAGCGCATCGTCATCACCGTCGGCGAGAAGATCGGCAAGACGCACCTGACCTACGCGCAGGGCGCCTCCGCCGAGCTCGTTGCCGCCGCCACCATCGGCGCCGCCGACATGTTCGGCCTGCCGGTCTCGACGACGCATGTGCTGTCGTCCGGCGTCGCCGGTGCCATGGCGGCGAACGGCTCGGGGCTGCAGATCGCCACCATCCGCAACATGGTGATGGCGTGGGTCCTGACCCTGCCGGCCGCAATCCTGCTGTCCGGCACGCTCTACCTGATCTTCTCGCGCGTGTTCTGA
- a CDS encoding DNA polymerase Y family protein, whose translation MKQEAPHVVIAKQNNALVIYALDDLAARSGLSIGLPLANARAICPELTVFDADEAADAKTLEDIADWCDRFTPLVALDPPHGLFLDITGCAHLFGGEAALLQAVTGALTKRGFAVSAAIASTSVCARTMTRHVSGKIVACGEEAMAVAPLLVTALGTDEAIAGGLRRAGLKTIGDVASRARHEIAARFGAGFTAHLAHALGQGDAPISPRKPLPDYIVEKRFPEPVATETVIAMNLSALAAMLVAAMDKQGKGARRLEASFFRTDGAVRTIAVDTGRPVTKREVIDRLFRERLDALNDPLDPGFGFDLIRLSASRTEIMVQRQRDLDASVHDNDQLAALIDRIAARIGGKRVVVHLPQDTHIPERAVLAVPAQHHLAAAVQAFWPERVASEPPLRPLRLFDKPEPIKVPFATVPDGPPHQFTWRRVTHTVARVEGPERIAMEWWKQNGARLTRDYFRIEDEAGLRFWIFRDGLYEGELADEEGEPVEAKWFVHGLFA comes from the coding sequence GTGAAGCAAGAAGCGCCCCACGTCGTCATCGCAAAGCAGAACAACGCGCTGGTGATCTATGCGCTCGACGATCTTGCCGCGCGCTCCGGTCTTTCGATCGGGCTGCCGCTCGCCAATGCCCGCGCGATCTGTCCGGAACTGACGGTGTTCGATGCCGACGAGGCCGCGGACGCCAAGACGCTGGAAGACATCGCCGACTGGTGCGACCGCTTCACGCCGCTGGTGGCGCTCGATCCGCCGCATGGCCTGTTCCTCGATATCACCGGCTGCGCCCATCTGTTCGGCGGCGAGGCCGCGCTGCTGCAGGCCGTCACCGGCGCGCTGACAAAGCGGGGCTTTGCCGTCAGCGCCGCGATCGCCTCGACCTCGGTTTGCGCGCGCACCATGACGCGGCATGTGTCGGGGAAAATCGTAGCCTGCGGCGAGGAGGCCATGGCCGTCGCGCCGCTGCTGGTCACAGCCCTCGGTACGGATGAGGCCATCGCCGGTGGGCTTCGCCGCGCCGGGCTGAAGACCATCGGCGACGTCGCCTCGCGCGCCCGCCACGAGATCGCAGCTAGGTTTGGCGCCGGCTTCACGGCCCACCTCGCGCATGCACTGGGGCAGGGCGATGCGCCGATCAGTCCGCGAAAGCCGCTGCCGGATTACATCGTCGAGAAACGCTTTCCCGAACCGGTCGCCACCGAAACCGTGATCGCGATGAACTTGTCCGCGCTCGCAGCCATGCTGGTTGCGGCGATGGACAAACAGGGAAAGGGTGCGCGGCGGCTGGAAGCGAGCTTCTTCCGCACCGACGGCGCGGTACGCACGATTGCGGTCGATACCGGGCGTCCGGTGACGAAGCGCGAGGTGATCGACCGCCTGTTTCGCGAGCGGCTCGATGCGCTCAACGATCCCCTCGATCCCGGCTTCGGCTTCGATCTCATTCGTCTGTCCGCCAGCCGCACCGAAATCATGGTGCAGCGGCAGCGCGACCTCGATGCGTCAGTCCATGACAATGACCAACTCGCCGCCCTGATCGACCGCATCGCCGCGCGCATCGGCGGAAAACGCGTCGTCGTGCATCTGCCGCAGGACACCCATATTCCGGAACGTGCTGTCCTGGCCGTGCCGGCGCAGCACCATCTGGCGGCCGCGGTTCAGGCCTTCTGGCCCGAGCGCGTTGCAAGCGAGCCGCCGCTGCGGCCGTTGCGGCTGTTCGACAAGCCCGAACCGATCAAGGTGCCGTTTGCGACCGTGCCTGACGGGCCGCCGCATCAATTCACCTGGCGCCGCGTCACCCACACGGTGGCGCGGGTGGAAGGGCCCGAACGTATCGCCATGGAATGGTGGAAGCAGAACGGCGCGCGGCTGACGCGGGATTATTTCCGTATCGAGGACGAAGCCGGTCTGCGTTTCTGGATCTTTCGCGACGGGCTTTATGAAGGCGAACTCGCAGACGAGGAGGGCGAGCCGGTTGAAGCAAAATGGTTCGTGCATGGGCTATTCGCATGA
- a CDS encoding alpha/beta fold hydrolase, protein MTSPQRISIGPAGQHIALARWGEANSGKPAALLLHGTGFVAEVWDQVASGLASRYTVYALDRRGHGDSHKPAADRYHFHDFAEDLCRVIEALELSDIFGIGHSAGATDLLLAAKLLPRRFSRLFVMEPTIMDPRAVRADVTGLSDFATGAVQGVLRRQAEFDSTEAAFARYRAAPAFADWTEPSLRAYINHGFAPLEDGRVRLRCTPEIESALLQPIFEAMEQVYSGDARGNPFGWLTDIECPVCVATTEKSWAIYKEMASRATALIPGASQWTFEGVGHCVGQEAPHLVLEALAAFEAG, encoded by the coding sequence ATGACCAGCCCGCAGCGCATTTCGATTGGACCGGCCGGCCAGCACATCGCACTGGCGCGATGGGGCGAGGCGAATTCCGGCAAACCGGCAGCACTGCTGTTGCACGGCACCGGCTTCGTCGCCGAAGTCTGGGACCAGGTCGCAAGCGGACTCGCCTCCCGCTACACCGTCTATGCGCTCGATCGCCGCGGCCATGGCGACAGCCACAAGCCGGCGGCCGACCGCTATCACTTCCACGATTTTGCCGAGGACCTGTGCCGGGTGATCGAGGCGCTCGAGCTGTCCGACATCTTCGGCATCGGCCACTCGGCCGGCGCCACCGATCTCTTGCTCGCGGCAAAACTTCTGCCGCGACGCTTCTCGCGCCTGTTCGTGATGGAGCCGACGATCATGGATCCGCGCGCGGTGCGCGCCGACGTTACCGGCTTGAGCGACTTTGCGACCGGCGCCGTGCAGGGCGTGCTGCGCCGGCAGGCCGAATTCGACAGCACCGAGGCTGCGTTTGCGCGCTATCGGGCAGCGCCCGCCTTCGCTGACTGGACCGAGCCCTCGCTCCGGGCTTACATCAACCACGGCTTCGCTCCACTGGAAGATGGCCGGGTGCGGCTGCGCTGCACGCCCGAAATCGAATCCGCGCTGCTGCAGCCGATCTTCGAGGCGATGGAGCAGGTCTACAGCGGCGATGCCCGCGGCAATCCCTTTGGATGGCTCACCGACATCGAATGTCCGGTGTGTGTCGCCACCACGGAAAAGTCCTGGGCGATCTACAAGGAGATGGCATCGCGAGCCACCGCGCTTATTCCCGGCGCCAGCCAGTGGACATTCGAAGGTGTCGGCCACTGTGTCGGGCAGGAAGCCCCGCATTTGGTGCTCGAAGCCCTTGCGGCGTTCGAAGCCGGTTGA
- a CDS encoding response regulator transcription factor, with translation MTGGHRRILVVEDDPETAGQLVDSFVTSGYQVDLATNGNEALNRGATGDYAVITIDRMLPDIDGITVMRQLRDDGIAAPVLIISALGEVDDRVRGLRAGGDDYLVKPFSFVELLARVEALGRRSDTIAKETILRVGDLAIDLVSRTVSRRGKDISLLHREFQLLEYLVRNEGRAVSRAMLLQHVWDLHFDPSTNIIDVYVGRVRRKVDGQQAYPLIHTIRGIGYCLRAPG, from the coding sequence ATGACAGGAGGCCATCGCCGCATTCTGGTCGTTGAGGATGACCCGGAAACCGCCGGCCAGCTCGTGGATTCGTTCGTGACCAGCGGTTACCAGGTGGACTTGGCCACCAACGGCAACGAGGCGCTGAACCGCGGCGCCACCGGCGACTATGCGGTCATCACGATCGACCGCATGCTTCCGGACATCGACGGCATCACGGTCATGCGCCAATTGCGCGACGACGGAATCGCCGCGCCCGTCCTGATCATCAGTGCGCTCGGGGAGGTCGACGATCGCGTGCGCGGCCTGCGCGCCGGCGGCGACGACTATCTGGTCAAGCCGTTTTCCTTTGTCGAATTGCTGGCGCGTGTCGAGGCGCTGGGACGGCGCAGCGACACCATTGCCAAGGAGACCATCCTGCGTGTCGGCGATCTCGCGATCGATCTGGTATCGCGGACCGTGAGCCGCCGCGGCAAAGACATTTCGCTGCTGCATCGGGAATTCCAGCTTCTGGAGTACCTGGTGCGCAACGAAGGCCGCGCCGTATCCCGGGCAATGCTGCTACAGCACGTCTGGGATCTTCATTTCGATCCTTCGACGAACATCATCGACGTCTATGTCGGGCGTGTACGTCGCAAGGTCGATGGCCAGCAGGCCTATCCGCTGATCCATACGATTCGCGGCATCGGGTACTGTCTCCGTGCTCCTGGCTAA